A portion of the Pedobacter cryoconitis genome contains these proteins:
- a CDS encoding helix-hairpin-helix domain-containing protein produces the protein MPKPANSSIQCPGSQSIRISLPGYGILLSLVLSCPCSTACAQEEVQIKEITATLSENFTAEDLSELTEQLSFYLKHPLDLNRTSPEQLKELFFLSSLQISNFFTHIRLSGKLKDVLELQAIAGFDITTITRLLPFVTVKEESPLDFSKAGKGLSELTLRYGRLLEKQKGYKDLPGSRYLGTPEKLLLKYSYHLNDQAALSIVAKKDAGESFFSGSSKSGFDFISGSLAFYKSGRFKKIIAGDYSLQFGQGLSLWSGSSFGKGDDVAGIAKKDTGLKPYTSANEYSFFRGAGVTYNLLKNIDFTGFLSLRKLDASLSKSTGRNAQLSAISTSGLHRTAAENEHKGKLGLLLYGMALTYNKNSLDIGITAYHSSYEHGFITGTPRYKQYNFTGRELSNLGLHYNYTFRNIYFFGEVAHSIPGGTAVLTGAMASLSPRISAIVLFRNYEKEHLSFYNKAAGEGSTAANEKGIYTGFHINLTKKWSLSAYGDIFWFPWAKYRIDEASSGYELTGRITFKPDKKFKALLSYQTKHSKQNASSGKPVNPITDLRKDNFRAESTFKVNRKITLQNRFELTRYQKGTVNAEYGYVFYQDVAYHPMSSRISANLRLAFFHTPSYNSRIYAYEDDVLHGTGSGIYSGEGIRSYFNLSYNLSRQLRVWGRYAVYLYPGMEKTGSGLEEISGNQKSEIKLQLRYQF, from the coding sequence ATGCCAAAGCCAGCTAATTCTTCCATCCAGTGTCCCGGATCGCAAAGTATCAGGATCTCTTTGCCGGGATACGGAATATTGCTCTCCTTAGTCCTTTCTTGCCCCTGCAGCACTGCATGCGCCCAGGAAGAGGTGCAAATCAAAGAAATAACCGCAACGCTTTCAGAGAATTTTACAGCAGAAGATCTTTCTGAGCTGACTGAACAGCTTTCCTTTTACCTGAAACACCCTTTAGACCTTAACAGAACCAGCCCGGAGCAGCTAAAAGAGCTATTCTTTCTTTCCTCACTACAGATCAGTAACTTTTTCACGCATATCCGGCTCAGTGGAAAACTAAAGGATGTGCTGGAACTTCAGGCCATAGCCGGCTTTGATATCACGACCATTACCAGGTTGCTCCCATTTGTTACCGTGAAGGAAGAGTCACCGCTGGATTTCAGTAAAGCAGGAAAAGGATTAAGTGAGCTTACCCTGAGATATGGACGGCTGCTGGAAAAACAAAAAGGTTATAAAGACCTGCCAGGAAGCAGATATCTGGGCACTCCTGAAAAACTATTGCTGAAGTACAGCTATCATCTGAATGATCAGGCTGCACTTTCCATCGTAGCCAAAAAAGATGCCGGAGAAAGCTTTTTCAGCGGCAGTAGCAAAAGTGGTTTTGACTTTATTTCGGGAAGCCTGGCCTTCTATAAATCCGGCAGGTTTAAAAAGATCATTGCTGGAGATTACAGCTTGCAATTTGGTCAGGGTTTAAGTCTTTGGTCTGGTTCATCTTTTGGAAAAGGGGATGATGTAGCGGGTATCGCAAAAAAAGATACCGGACTTAAACCTTATACTTCTGCTAACGAGTATTCATTTTTCAGAGGTGCTGGTGTAACTTATAATTTATTAAAAAACATTGACTTTACAGGTTTCCTGTCACTTAGAAAACTAGACGCAAGCTTATCAAAATCTACTGGCAGGAATGCGCAGTTATCGGCAATCAGTACTAGTGGTTTACACCGGACAGCAGCCGAGAACGAGCATAAAGGAAAGCTGGGATTATTGCTTTATGGGATGGCCTTAACCTATAACAAAAACAGTTTAGATATTGGTATTACTGCGTACCATTCCAGTTATGAGCATGGATTTATTACGGGTACCCCACGTTACAAACAGTATAATTTCACTGGCCGTGAACTTAGTAATCTCGGACTTCATTACAACTATACATTCCGGAATATTTATTTTTTTGGTGAAGTGGCGCATAGCATACCCGGTGGTACCGCAGTACTCACCGGGGCTATGGCCAGCTTATCGCCCCGTATCTCTGCGATAGTTCTTTTCCGTAATTATGAAAAAGAACATCTTAGTTTTTACAACAAAGCGGCCGGAGAAGGAAGTACAGCTGCAAACGAGAAAGGAATTTATACTGGTTTTCATATCAATCTGACTAAAAAGTGGTCTTTATCCGCCTATGGCGATATTTTTTGGTTCCCATGGGCAAAGTATAGAATTGATGAGGCTTCTTCAGGATATGAATTGACCGGACGAATTACTTTTAAGCCAGATAAAAAGTTTAAAGCCTTATTGAGTTATCAAACCAAACACAGCAAACAGAACGCAAGTTCAGGCAAGCCTGTGAACCCGATAACTGACCTCAGGAAGGATAATTTCAGAGCGGAGAGTACATTTAAGGTCAACCGGAAAATAACACTGCAAAACCGCTTTGAACTGACCCGGTATCAAAAGGGGACTGTTAATGCTGAATATGGATATGTATTTTATCAGGATGTAGCTTACCACCCCATGTCTTCCAGAATTTCTGCGAATCTCAGGCTGGCTTTTTTTCATACTCCATCTTACAATAGCAGGATCTATGCTTACGAAGATGACGTGCTGCATGGTACGGGTTCTGGTATTTATAGCGGAGAAGGGATCAGGTCTTATTTTAACCTGAGTTATAACTTATCCAGGCAACTCAGGGTATGGGGAAGATATGCAGTATACCTGTATCCGGGAATGGAGAAAACAGGTTCCGGACTGGAAGAAATCAGCGGCAATCAAAAGTCTGAAATCAAGCTTCAACTGCGTTATCAGTTCTAA
- a CDS encoding ligase-associated DNA damage response exonuclease, producing MALISFTNKGIFCKQGGFYIDPWQPVDLAVTTHGHADHVKSGNKAYLCHELTKPVLLQRLGADLPVQTLPYYKEITINGVKLSLFPAGHVIGSSQIRLEYKGEICVISGDYKVEYDGISTAFEPVKCHTFVSESTFGLPIYKWQPQEEVFGKIRNWVSDNHEQLKTSVLIAYSLGKAQRLIKNLAGDQNIYVHQSIANLNEGFISAGVDLPKTIRITPDLKKEELQKGIVIVPPALADGKWMKSLMSASTGICSGWMQVRAGRRWQSADAGFALSDHADWPGLLSAIKATEAEKVFVTHGFVSTFSRYLNEIGIEAEEVTTRYGNEGEEEEILKEA from the coding sequence ATGGCACTGATTTCATTCACTAATAAGGGTATATTCTGTAAACAGGGCGGTTTTTATATCGATCCCTGGCAACCAGTAGATCTGGCTGTAACGACTCACGGACACGCAGACCACGTAAAGTCCGGCAATAAAGCATATTTATGTCATGAGCTCACGAAACCTGTTTTATTACAACGTCTGGGTGCAGATTTACCTGTTCAGACCTTACCTTATTATAAGGAAATCACAATCAATGGTGTTAAGCTAAGTCTTTTTCCTGCTGGACATGTGATTGGATCTTCCCAGATAAGACTGGAATATAAAGGTGAAATCTGCGTAATTTCCGGAGATTACAAAGTAGAATATGATGGGATAAGCACCGCTTTTGAGCCTGTAAAATGCCACACCTTTGTATCAGAAAGCACTTTTGGCCTGCCTATTTATAAGTGGCAGCCACAAGAAGAAGTCTTTGGAAAAATAAGAAACTGGGTTTCAGATAACCATGAACAGTTAAAGACAAGTGTACTGATTGCTTATAGTTTAGGAAAAGCACAACGCTTGATTAAAAACCTTGCAGGCGATCAGAATATCTATGTACATCAATCCATCGCCAACCTCAATGAAGGATTTATCAGTGCTGGTGTTGACCTTCCTAAAACCATCAGAATTACACCTGATCTTAAGAAAGAAGAACTACAAAAGGGAATCGTAATCGTTCCTCCTGCACTTGCAGATGGCAAATGGATGAAAAGTTTAATGAGTGCTTCGACAGGAATCTGTTCTGGGTGGATGCAGGTTAGGGCAGGCCGCAGATGGCAATCTGCTGATGCGGGGTTTGCATTGAGTGACCATGCAGACTGGCCAGGCTTATTGTCTGCAATTAAAGCTACTGAGGCCGAAAAGGTATTTGTAACACACGGATTTGTGTCTACATTTTCCAGATACCTCAATGAAATAGGAATAGAAGCAGAAGAAGTAACAACACGTTACGGAAACGAAGGGGAAGAAGAAGAAATCTTAAAAGAAGCTTAA
- a CDS encoding SDR family NAD(P)-dependent oxidoreductase: MKKLENKTALVTGSDSGIGRAIAIEFAKNGANVVVCYHSKEERGQEALKAVEEHGGKASLIELDVSNEQDVEAKMEAIIKEFGGIDILVNNSGVNGSGIPIDEMDTKIFDRTIKTNLYGTFFCSRKFIQHRKGISKPGKIINISSVHEEINAPGNGDYNASKAGIKNLMRTIALEVGKFGINVNNIAPGMILTAMNQKAVDDPEIREKAEANIPLGRAGRPEEIAYLALFLASEEANYVTGSTYVMDGGLMINIGQGA; this comes from the coding sequence ATGAAGAAACTGGAAAACAAAACTGCATTGGTAACCGGATCGGATTCAGGAATCGGACGTGCAATTGCAATTGAATTCGCTAAAAACGGGGCAAATGTAGTGGTGTGTTATCATAGTAAGGAAGAAAGAGGGCAGGAAGCATTGAAAGCTGTAGAAGAACACGGTGGAAAGGCTTCGTTAATTGAGCTTGATGTGAGTAACGAGCAAGACGTGGAGGCAAAAATGGAGGCTATAATTAAAGAATTTGGCGGAATTGATATTCTGGTCAACAATTCGGGTGTAAACGGTTCTGGAATTCCTATTGATGAAATGGACACAAAGATATTTGACCGGACAATCAAAACTAATTTATACGGAACATTTTTCTGTAGCAGGAAGTTCATTCAGCACCGCAAGGGGATTAGCAAGCCTGGTAAGATCATTAATATTTCTTCTGTTCATGAAGAAATCAATGCACCTGGAAATGGAGATTATAATGCCTCTAAAGCTGGTATAAAAAACCTGATGCGGACCATTGCACTGGAAGTCGGCAAATTTGGAATCAACGTAAATAATATAGCGCCAGGAATGATTTTGACTGCGATGAATCAAAAAGCAGTGGATGATCCGGAGATCAGGGAAAAAGCTGAAGCAAATATTCCGCTGGGCAGAGCAGGAAGACCAGAAGAAATTGCTTACCTCGCTCTATTCTTAGCTTCTGAGGAAGCAAATTACGTGACCGGAAGTACTTATGTAATGGATGGGGGATTGATGATTAACATCGGGCAGGGAGCTTAA
- a CDS encoding S9 family peptidase, translating to MERKLIILKLSIALFITSFAITAAHAQHQKEGINWTKDGNGYYQNSSGGIEIVTLPKSETKTLISSALLTPSGQNQPLSIKDFVLSADGTKALIYTNSKRVWRYETRGDYWLADLKTNKLVQIGKDKPASSLMFAKLSPDASKVAYVSGHNIYVEDMSSGTSKALTTDGTARLINGTFDWVYEEEFDCRDGFKWSPDGASIAYWQIDAKKIKNFLMINNTDSIYPYTVPVEYPIVGEDPSSCKIGVVNVSTAQTTWVKVPGDAIQNYIPRMDWVPNTNDVILQQLNRAQNTSRVFVANTQSGSVNNIYTETDKAWIDAAPEWQWINNGKEFIWPSEKDGWRHLYRISKDGKKQTLITKGNYDVIESSLVDEKNNTFYFLASPTNATQKYLYKTKLDGKGQLEQVTPSVFPGTHEYDISPNGIFAKHTYQSANIAPISEWMKMDTGNPFTMEGSLTNQMARVRPPKNKTEFFKIKTEDGVELDGWMKKPDNFDQTKKYPVVFYVYGEPGAQTVLDTYGVSYNFLYAGNMPQDGYIYISIENRGAPAPKGREFRKSIYKNIGVLNIRDQAMAAKKIIEWPFVDKDRVAVWGWSGGGSSTLNLMFQYPEIYKTGIAIAAVGNQLTYDNIYQERYMGSPLKTKEAYIKGSPVTNAHNLKGNLLYIHGTGDDNVHYQNAEMLINELIKSQKVFQMMSYPNRTHGISEGEGTREHLSKTYTKFLQTYCPAGGK from the coding sequence ATGGAGCGAAAACTCATTATTTTAAAATTATCTATTGCCCTGTTTATCACATCCTTCGCTATTACGGCAGCCCATGCCCAACACCAAAAAGAAGGAATCAACTGGACGAAAGATGGGAATGGTTATTACCAGAATTCATCTGGAGGAATTGAGATAGTTACCTTACCTAAAAGCGAAACCAAAACTTTAATCAGCAGTGCGCTGCTTACCCCATCAGGCCAGAATCAGCCACTATCAATTAAAGATTTCGTACTTTCTGCTGATGGTACTAAAGCCCTGATTTATACAAACAGTAAAAGAGTATGGCGTTATGAAACCAGAGGAGATTACTGGCTGGCCGATTTAAAGACCAATAAACTGGTTCAAATTGGAAAAGATAAACCAGCTTCTTCTCTGATGTTTGCCAAACTATCTCCGGATGCAAGTAAAGTTGCTTATGTAAGCGGACATAATATCTATGTAGAAGACATGAGCAGCGGAACAAGTAAAGCACTGACTACAGATGGTACAGCCAGGCTGATCAATGGAACTTTTGATTGGGTATATGAAGAAGAATTTGACTGCAGGGATGGCTTTAAATGGAGCCCTGACGGAGCTTCTATTGCCTATTGGCAGATTGACGCCAAAAAGATCAAAAACTTCCTTATGATCAATAATACGGATTCAATTTATCCGTATACTGTACCTGTAGAATATCCTATTGTTGGAGAAGATCCTTCTTCGTGCAAAATTGGTGTAGTCAATGTCAGCACTGCACAAACTACCTGGGTTAAAGTACCAGGGGATGCGATACAGAATTATATCCCGAGAATGGATTGGGTTCCGAATACGAACGATGTGATCTTACAACAGCTCAACAGAGCGCAAAATACAAGTCGTGTATTTGTAGCGAACACACAATCCGGATCCGTAAATAACATTTATACAGAAACTGATAAAGCCTGGATTGATGCTGCTCCAGAATGGCAATGGATCAACAATGGAAAAGAATTTATCTGGCCAAGTGAAAAAGATGGCTGGCGTCACCTTTACCGAATCAGTAAAGACGGAAAAAAACAGACGCTGATCACTAAAGGTAATTATGATGTCATTGAAAGCAGCCTGGTGGACGAAAAGAACAACACTTTTTATTTCCTTGCTTCACCAACCAATGCAACGCAAAAATACCTGTACAAAACAAAACTTGACGGTAAAGGGCAGTTAGAACAGGTTACTCCTTCTGTTTTCCCTGGAACACATGAATATGATATTTCTCCTAACGGGATTTTTGCCAAACACACTTATCAAAGTGCAAACATAGCCCCTATCAGTGAATGGATGAAAATGGATACGGGTAATCCTTTCACAATGGAAGGAAGTCTGACCAATCAAATGGCAAGGGTACGCCCACCGAAGAACAAAACAGAATTCTTCAAAATCAAAACTGAAGATGGGGTGGAATTAGACGGATGGATGAAAAAACCAGATAACTTTGACCAAACCAAAAAATATCCTGTTGTATTTTATGTTTATGGTGAACCAGGTGCACAAACTGTATTGGATACTTATGGCGTTAGTTATAACTTTTTATATGCTGGCAATATGCCTCAGGATGGCTATATCTATATTTCTATTGAAAACAGAGGCGCACCAGCACCAAAAGGGCGTGAATTCCGCAAGTCTATTTACAAAAACATCGGCGTTTTAAATATCCGTGACCAGGCGATGGCTGCGAAAAAGATTATCGAATGGCCTTTTGTAGACAAAGACAGAGTTGCGGTGTGGGGATGGAGCGGCGGTGGTTCATCAACCCTTAATTTGATGTTCCAATACCCTGAAATTTACAAAACAGGTATTGCTATTGCAGCAGTTGGCAATCAGCTTACTTATGACAATATTTACCAGGAACGTTACATGGGTTCGCCATTAAAAACTAAAGAAGCTTACATTAAGGGTTCGCCGGTTACCAATGCACACAACTTAAAAGGAAATTTACTGTATATACATGGTACAGGTGATGATAATGTACATTATCAAAATGCAGAAATGCTGATCAATGAGCTTATTAAAAGCCAGAAAGTATTTCAAATGATGTCGTACCCGAATCGTACACATGGAATTTCCGAAGGTGAAGGTACAAGAGAACATCTTTCTAAAACTTACACTAAGTTCCTGCAAACTTATTGCCCTGCAGGAGGCAAATAA
- a CDS encoding enoyl-CoA hydratase/isomerase family protein, which produces MTSPLILYTVADRIATISLNRPDKRNAFSPELVSSLTETLLQASDDEEVKVIILKAIGPVFSAGADLAYLQQLQNNTHEENVQDSQNLKTLFTTIYYLPKVVIAQVEGHAIAGGCGLATVCDVTFAVPEANFGYTEVKLGFVPAIVSCFLMRKTSETIAKKILLTGDLFSAAQALAYNLITYVTNKDEISQKVQDFAQKLCNEASGNALMVTKQLIGQTTNPELEKSLNLAVQINARVRESEDFKKGIASFLSKEKIKW; this is translated from the coding sequence ATGACATCACCACTGATATTATATACTGTAGCCGACCGTATCGCTACGATTTCGCTGAACCGTCCAGATAAACGCAATGCCTTTAGTCCGGAACTGGTTAGTTCTTTAACAGAGACTTTATTGCAGGCATCTGATGACGAAGAGGTGAAAGTGATCATTTTAAAGGCCATTGGCCCTGTTTTCAGTGCTGGTGCTGACCTTGCTTATCTACAACAATTACAAAACAATACCCATGAAGAGAATGTTCAGGACAGTCAAAATCTAAAGACGTTATTCACAACAATCTATTATTTACCCAAAGTGGTTATTGCACAAGTTGAAGGGCACGCTATTGCTGGCGGCTGTGGCCTGGCAACGGTTTGCGACGTTACTTTCGCTGTTCCTGAGGCGAATTTCGGCTATACAGAAGTAAAACTGGGCTTTGTTCCTGCAATCGTTTCCTGCTTTCTGATGCGTAAAACCAGCGAAACAATTGCCAAAAAGATATTGCTGACAGGCGATTTATTCTCTGCAGCGCAAGCACTGGCCTATAATTTGATTACTTATGTAACAAATAAAGATGAAATTAGTCAGAAGGTACAGGATTTTGCGCAAAAGCTTTGCAATGAAGCCTCCGGAAACGCTTTAATGGTGACTAAACAACTCATTGGTCAGACTACGAATCCTGAACTGGAAAAAAGCCTGAATTTAGCGGTACAAATTAATGCAAGAGTTAGAGAAAGTGAAGACTTTAAAAAAGGGATTGCTTCATTTCTCAGCAAGGAAAAAATTAAATGGTAA
- a CDS encoding DUF4412 domain-containing protein has translation MLKSIKTSVLAVILISTAVIAHAQKKVNEGTLTYGITYELTAEQQSMASQLPAETKLKFSGNLLKIEMQQGPAKITIISDGVQKNGLVLVDVPPIQKQYAVKTTKEETEQTMGKPPVLSDFKGTGEKLKIGNYNTEKYTYKDDKGTAYELWATNDIQLPEGIIGEEFKALKGTPIKFTRVQNGVKAVLTITALTEDKVGPITLDVPPAYEVTTMDALRAMGGQ, from the coding sequence ATGTTAAAGTCGATTAAAACAAGTGTACTAGCTGTAATATTAATCAGCACAGCTGTGATTGCACATGCACAGAAAAAAGTAAATGAAGGTACACTTACCTATGGTATTACTTATGAGCTGACTGCAGAACAGCAGTCTATGGCCTCACAATTACCTGCAGAGACTAAATTAAAATTCAGTGGAAACCTGTTAAAAATAGAAATGCAGCAAGGGCCTGCAAAAATCACTATCATCTCGGATGGTGTTCAGAAAAACGGATTGGTATTGGTTGACGTTCCTCCTATTCAAAAACAATATGCAGTAAAAACTACGAAAGAAGAAACTGAGCAGACTATGGGTAAACCTCCTGTTCTAAGTGATTTCAAAGGTACTGGCGAAAAATTAAAAATAGGAAACTATAACACAGAGAAATACACCTACAAAGACGATAAAGGTACTGCTTATGAACTTTGGGCAACAAATGATATTCAATTACCTGAAGGAATCATTGGCGAAGAATTCAAAGCATTAAAAGGTACACCTATCAAATTTACACGTGTACAAAACGGTGTAAAGGCAGTTTTAACGATCACAGCATTAACTGAAGACAAAGTTGGTCCGATCACATTAGACGTTCCCCCAGCTTATGAAGTAACTACGATGGATGCTTTAAGAGCAATGGGCGGTCAATAA
- a CDS encoding ComEC/Rec2 family competence protein — protein sequence MRIRQNISIFGKILLPFCIGLWILHAADNTKLNLPVLIFAISIFILSLIISFLYKSLKVYHYKRLLAILINLLFFSLGLIVYANENLIQNPNNFSHHQANFLSISIADEPQQHGSILRFKARVLANYTGHQKQQTSGYLLVALHWDSASPAQLHYGENYYIPAHYKVIAPPYNPAEFDFRSWLAMQNIHHQIFLQPEELIPSKIKTGHALISFALALRKNQVALYRRLIKDDNAFAVASTLILGYRADLSAETLAAYSKTGTIHALSVSGMHVGIIYLVLNQALGWMDRKVWLKWSKVLLLLLLIWGYAVLTGCSASVLRSAIMLSIFILAKAVHNQANNYQVLYFSAFCLLLYNPFFFWDVGFQLSYLAVSGLIYLQPKLEQLINFKSLWLRKLWSLISLSIAAQLFTFPLSSYYFHQFPVYFILSNLFIVLPVTLLMYIGMLLLLFRLYWIAPLFEWLIIFMNRGLEKIAALPYSSIHMIWFTKTELILLCLFLLFSCMALQQKNKYYLALSLFAAGCFQVMFVKGELSAARQQKIIPFTLNRNYAVAFISSTQAVLITDLLPGDPAFKFHIQPALDQLKIREITCLKWKETLTSKTLQVREHQLLFKNFKVLLLDTAFNNWGIKEKAVFDAVWVHGEPQLKMGELRSVITFKEIWVDATNRNYTIQRHRTDTINFSKPTLILKPGFR from the coding sequence ATGCGTATACGGCAAAACATAAGTATTTTCGGAAAAATCCTGCTCCCGTTTTGCATAGGATTATGGATTTTGCACGCAGCAGATAATACCAAATTAAATTTGCCAGTACTAATATTTGCAATTTCTATCTTTATTTTATCATTAATAATCAGTTTTTTATACAAATCACTTAAAGTTTACCATTACAAAAGACTTTTGGCAATTCTGATTAATTTACTCTTTTTCAGTCTGGGTTTAATTGTGTATGCTAATGAAAATCTGATTCAAAATCCGAACAACTTTTCTCATCATCAGGCAAATTTTCTGAGCATATCAATAGCCGATGAGCCGCAGCAACATGGTTCAATTTTAAGATTTAAAGCAAGGGTTCTGGCAAACTATACTGGTCATCAAAAACAGCAGACATCCGGCTATTTACTGGTCGCCCTGCACTGGGATTCAGCCTCCCCTGCCCAACTTCATTATGGAGAAAATTACTATATCCCTGCCCATTATAAAGTAATAGCCCCTCCTTATAATCCAGCAGAATTTGACTTCAGATCCTGGCTGGCCATGCAAAATATCCACCATCAAATCTTCCTTCAGCCTGAAGAATTAATTCCTTCCAAAATTAAAACAGGACACGCACTGATCAGCTTTGCACTGGCACTCCGGAAAAATCAGGTGGCTCTTTACAGACGTTTAATTAAAGACGACAATGCTTTTGCAGTAGCTTCTACGTTAATCCTTGGTTACCGGGCAGATTTAAGTGCAGAAACCCTGGCAGCCTATTCAAAAACAGGAACTATTCATGCGCTGTCTGTTTCAGGAATGCATGTGGGGATTATTTATCTGGTGCTTAACCAGGCATTGGGCTGGATGGACAGAAAAGTCTGGCTAAAATGGAGCAAAGTCCTGCTGCTTTTACTCCTGATCTGGGGCTATGCTGTATTAACAGGCTGCTCCGCTTCAGTTTTACGTTCGGCGATTATGCTCAGTATATTTATCCTGGCTAAGGCTGTTCATAACCAGGCAAACAACTATCAGGTATTATATTTTTCAGCTTTCTGCCTGCTGCTTTATAATCCTTTTTTCTTTTGGGATGTAGGTTTCCAACTCTCTTATCTGGCCGTGTCAGGCTTAATTTATCTGCAGCCAAAACTGGAACAGCTCATTAATTTCAAATCACTTTGGTTAAGAAAGCTCTGGAGCTTGATCAGCCTTTCCATTGCAGCACAGCTTTTCACTTTCCCGCTGAGCAGTTATTATTTCCATCAGTTTCCTGTATACTTCATTCTCAGCAATCTATTTATCGTACTTCCAGTTACACTTTTGATGTATATAGGTATGTTACTCTTACTATTTCGCTTATATTGGATAGCCCCACTTTTTGAGTGGCTGATTATTTTCATGAACCGTGGATTAGAAAAAATTGCTGCTCTCCCCTACTCCAGCATCCATATGATCTGGTTTACAAAAACTGAGCTCATTTTACTTTGCCTGTTCCTGCTCTTTAGCTGTATGGCCCTGCAACAAAAAAACAAATACTATTTAGCACTTTCGCTTTTTGCTGCAGGCTGCTTCCAGGTGATGTTTGTCAAAGGTGAACTCAGTGCAGCGCGGCAGCAAAAGATCATTCCTTTTACCTTAAACAGAAATTATGCTGTTGCTTTTATCAGCTCAACTCAGGCTGTGCTGATTACTGATTTACTTCCGGGCGATCCAGCATTTAAATTCCATATTCAGCCTGCACTGGATCAATTGAAGATCCGTGAAATCACCTGTCTGAAATGGAAAGAAACCTTGACTTCAAAAACTCTCCAGGTCAGGGAACATCAGCTTCTTTTTAAAAATTTCAAGGTATTGTTATTGGATACTGCTTTTAACAATTGGGGTATCAAGGAAAAAGCTGTTTTTGATGCGGTCTGGGTACACGGTGAGCCACAATTAAAAATGGGTGAACTGAGATCAGTTATCACTTTCAAAGAAATATGGGTAGACGCAACGAACAGGAATTATACTATTCAGCGCCATCGGACGGATACTATAAATTTTAGTAAACCGACACTGATTTTAAAACCAGGTTTCCGCTAA
- a CDS encoding MerR family transcriptional regulator translates to MPYKEREINKMYYTMGEVTEMFNVNASQIRFYEKEFDVLQPKKNKKGNRLFTPEDIENLKIIFHLVDDKGFTLKGAKDHLKNNSADVKENQKIIASLEKLKDFLLKLNDEI, encoded by the coding sequence ATGCCTTACAAGGAACGGGAAATTAATAAAATGTATTATACGATGGGTGAGGTGACGGAAATGTTCAATGTAAACGCCTCACAGATCCGCTTTTATGAGAAGGAATTTGACGTTCTCCAGCCTAAGAAAAACAAGAAAGGAAACCGTCTTTTCACTCCGGAAGATATTGAAAATCTGAAGATCATTTTCCACCTGGTAGATGATAAAGGTTTTACACTAAAAGGTGCAAAAGATCATTTAAAGAATAACAGTGCAGACGTTAAAGAGAACCAGAAGATCATTGCATCACTGGAAAAACTAAAAGACTTCTTATTAAAGTTAAACGACGAAATTTAA